A genomic stretch from Hymenobacter psoromatis includes:
- a CDS encoding 16S rRNA processing protein RimM: MTLEECFELGFIVKPHALKGQMAAQLDVDDAATYGKLKTVYVALATAPTKLTAYQVERINPQVGQRVLLKLRGIERIEEAEPLRGSKLWLPLSELPELKDHQFYFHDVIGFQVIDEKGGALGVVENFYELPQQDVLAMRYKGREVLLPVVDELVSHADMEAKQLFVNMPEGLLDIYLNPGAHKNPNAD, encoded by the coding sequence ATGACTCTTGAAGAATGCTTTGAGCTGGGCTTCATTGTGAAGCCCCACGCACTGAAAGGCCAGATGGCAGCCCAACTTGATGTGGACGACGCCGCCACCTATGGTAAGCTGAAGACGGTGTACGTGGCCCTGGCCACTGCGCCTACCAAGCTCACCGCCTACCAAGTGGAGCGCATAAACCCGCAGGTCGGGCAGCGCGTGCTGCTCAAGCTGCGCGGTATCGAGCGCATTGAGGAGGCCGAGCCACTGCGAGGCTCCAAGCTGTGGCTGCCGCTGAGCGAGCTGCCGGAGCTGAAGGACCACCAGTTTTACTTCCACGACGTCATTGGCTTTCAGGTTATTGATGAGAAAGGGGGGGCGCTGGGCGTCGTAGAGAATTTCTACGAGCTGCCACAGCAAGACGTGCTGGCCATGCGCTACAAAGGCCGGGAAGTGCTGCTACCGGTGGTTGATGAGCTGGTGAGCCACGCCGATATGGAGGCCAAACAGCTTTTTGTGAATATGCCCGAGGGCTTGCTGGACATCTACCTGAACCCCGGTGCCCACAAAAACCCGAACGCGGATTAA
- a CDS encoding tRNA (guanine(37)-N(1))-methyltransferase, with amino-acid sequence MRIDILTCQPALLESPFAHSIVKRAQDKGLVEIYLHQLRDKAINKHGQIDDAVFGGGAGMVLRVEPIAAWMDELQAQRPYDAIIYLTPDGETLRQPLANRLSLLGNIIVLCGHYKGVDQRIRDQYVTHEISVGDFVLSGGELAAAILVDAVVRLLPGVLGNEESALSDSFQDDLLAPPVYTRPAEWRGRAVPEILLSGNTPLIEEWRHEQALARTQARRPDLLG; translated from the coding sequence ATGCGCATCGACATTCTTACCTGCCAGCCAGCGCTGCTCGAAAGTCCGTTTGCCCATTCCATTGTGAAGCGGGCGCAGGACAAAGGCTTAGTTGAAATCTACCTGCACCAATTGCGGGATAAAGCCATCAACAAGCACGGGCAGATTGACGATGCCGTGTTTGGCGGCGGGGCGGGCATGGTGCTGCGCGTGGAGCCCATCGCGGCCTGGATGGACGAGCTGCAAGCCCAGCGGCCCTACGACGCCATCATCTACCTCACCCCTGATGGCGAAACGCTGCGCCAACCGCTGGCCAACCGGCTGTCGCTGCTGGGCAACATCATCGTGCTTTGTGGCCATTACAAGGGGGTGGACCAACGCATTCGCGACCAGTATGTTACGCATGAAATAAGCGTCGGCGACTTTGTACTGAGCGGTGGCGAGTTGGCGGCCGCGATACTTGTGGATGCCGTGGTGCGGCTGTTGCCCGGCGTGCTGGGCAACGAAGAATCAGCCTTGTCGGACTCGTTTCAGGATGATTTGCTGGCGCCGCCCGTGTACACCCGCCCCGCCGAATGGCGCGGACGGGCCGTGCCAGAAATTCTACTTTCGGGCAACACGCCCCTGATTGAGGAATGGCGCCACGAGCAGGCACTGGCCCGCACGCAGGCGCGCCGGCCCGACTTGCTGGGGTAA
- a CDS encoding 30S ribosomal protein S16 yields MAVKIRLARRGRKKAATYDIVVADARAPRDGRFIEKLGTYNPNTNPATIQYDGDRAFYWVMNGAQPTETVRAMLAYRGVLLRRHLQLGVTKGALTQDVADQRYQDWLSEKDTKIEAKKTGLVDTKAETRKQQLAAETKVKETRSAALAQKQAAALAAATPAAPAAEEATEGSTETAETSAEAAA; encoded by the coding sequence ATGGCAGTTAAAATCCGCCTCGCCCGCCGTGGCCGCAAAAAGGCCGCGACTTACGATATCGTAGTAGCCGACGCCCGCGCTCCCCGCGATGGCCGCTTCATTGAGAAGCTCGGTACCTACAACCCTAATACCAACCCCGCTACCATTCAATACGACGGTGACCGCGCTTTTTACTGGGTAATGAACGGCGCGCAGCCTACCGAAACGGTACGTGCTATGCTGGCCTACCGCGGCGTATTGCTGCGTCGTCACTTGCAGCTTGGCGTTACGAAAGGCGCGCTGACGCAAGACGTGGCTGACCAGCGCTACCAGGATTGGCTGAGCGAGAAAGACACTAAAATCGAAGCCAAAAAGACTGGCCTCGTTGACACCAAGGCCGAGACGCGCAAGCAACAGCTTGCCGCCGAAACCAAGGTGAAGGAAACCCGCTCTGCTGCCCTGGCGCAGAAGCAGGCTGCCGCCCTGGCCGCCGCTACCCCCGCCGCTCCGGCAGCTGAAGAAGCTACCGAAGGCTCGACGGAAACCGCCGAAACTTCGGCCGAAGCTGCCGCGTAG
- a CDS encoding GntR family transcriptional regulator, with protein MLSRLTAAVAALSLGALLAFVPAAPGKRNVYLIGDSTMSIKQVKAYPETGWGMPFTAFFDESVTVDNRAQNGRSTKSFIAENRWQPVASALRPGDYVFIQFGHNDEVPTKKTYTPEAEFTANLKRFVAETRAHQAQPVLLTPVARRKFDAAGKVEETHAAYAELVRAVARETATPLIDLDRSSQALLQQFGPENSKLLFNYLVPGENPNYPDGREDNTHFNELGARRMAELVLADIRALKLGLADHIVQGKVKATVDVQAR; from the coding sequence ATGCTATCCCGACTAACAGCCGCCGTGGCGGCGCTGAGCCTGGGGGCCCTGCTGGCATTTGTGCCGGCTGCCCCCGGCAAGCGCAACGTGTATTTGATTGGCGATTCTACCATGTCGATAAAGCAGGTGAAAGCCTACCCCGAAACGGGTTGGGGAATGCCGTTTACGGCGTTTTTTGATGAATCGGTAACCGTGGACAACCGGGCGCAGAACGGGCGCAGCACCAAGTCATTTATCGCCGAAAACCGCTGGCAGCCCGTGGCCAGCGCCCTGCGGCCGGGCGATTACGTGTTTATTCAATTTGGGCACAACGACGAGGTACCAACCAAAAAGACCTACACGCCCGAGGCCGAGTTCACGGCCAACCTCAAGCGCTTCGTGGCTGAGACGCGCGCTCACCAGGCCCAACCGGTGCTGCTGACGCCGGTGGCCCGCCGCAAATTTGACGCCGCCGGCAAGGTGGAGGAAACCCACGCCGCCTACGCCGAGCTGGTGCGCGCCGTGGCCCGCGAAACTGCTACCCCCCTCATCGACCTCGACCGCAGCAGCCAGGCGCTGCTTCAGCAGTTTGGGCCGGAAAATTCCAAGCTCCTGTTCAACTACCTAGTGCCCGGCGAAAACCCCAATTACCCCGACGGCCGCGAGGATAACACGCACTTCAACGAGTTGGGCGCGCGCCGCATGGCCGAGCTGGTGCTGGCCGACATTCGGGCCTTGAAGCTGGGGCTGGCCGACCACATCGTGCAAGGCAAGGTGAAAGCTACCGTGGACGTGCAGGCCCGTTAG
- a CDS encoding fatty acid desaturase — MAILVFFVAHYYLSLFTQTFYLHRYAAHKMFTMNKFWERFFFLFTYICQGSSFLSPRAYALLHRMHHAYSDTELDPHSPHFSNNAFDMMWKTKVIYNDVVNDTHEEAKRFEGDIPEWKSLEAFGGTVYSRLGWGTAYVLFYIGFATAWWQYLLLPIHFLMGPIHGAIVNWGGHKYGYQNFDNHDKSKNTLALDFLAFGELFQNNHHKLPMRVNFGVKWWEFDPTYVAIWTLDKARVIKIKRKNVQPKQRTKKLAQAA, encoded by the coding sequence ATGGCCATTCTGGTTTTTTTCGTTGCCCATTACTACTTGTCGCTGTTCACGCAGACATTTTACCTGCATCGCTACGCGGCGCACAAGATGTTTACGATGAACAAGTTTTGGGAGCGATTCTTCTTCCTGTTCACCTATATCTGCCAGGGTAGCAGCTTTTTGTCGCCGCGCGCCTATGCGCTGCTGCACCGCATGCACCACGCCTACTCCGACACGGAGCTGGACCCGCACTCGCCGCACTTCTCGAACAACGCGTTCGATATGATGTGGAAGACCAAGGTCATCTACAACGATGTGGTGAACGATACCCACGAAGAAGCCAAGCGCTTCGAAGGCGACATTCCGGAGTGGAAAAGCCTGGAGGCTTTTGGCGGCACCGTGTACTCGCGCCTGGGCTGGGGCACGGCCTACGTGCTCTTCTACATTGGCTTTGCTACGGCGTGGTGGCAATATCTGCTCCTACCCATCCACTTTTTGATGGGTCCGATTCACGGCGCTATCGTGAACTGGGGCGGCCACAAATACGGCTACCAGAACTTCGATAACCACGACAAGAGCAAGAACACGCTGGCCCTGGACTTCCTGGCTTTCGGCGAGCTGTTTCAGAACAACCACCACAAGCTGCCGATGCGCGTCAACTTCGGCGTGAAGTGGTGGGAGTTTGACCCGACCTACGTGGCCATCTGGACGCTGGATAAGGCCCGCGTTATCAAGATTAAGCGCAAGAACGTGCAGCCCAAGCAGCGCACGAAGAAGCTGGCACAGGCTGCGTAG
- a CDS encoding 1-deoxy-D-xylulose-5-phosphate reductoisomerase, translating into MTDSFLPDTSRKSLALLGSTGSIGTQALEVVREQPAQFRVAVLTAGRQWQLLVRQALEFRPAAVVIGDAFYQEVKAALAGQPETQVLAGDTALLEVVQRPDVNVVLTALVGYAGLPPTVAAIRAGKDIALANKETLVVAGELITKLVQEHGVRLLPVDSEHSAIFQCLAGEAVNPIEKVILTASGGPFRGRSTAELAHITKAQALKHPNWTMGTKITIDSATLMNKGLEVIEAKWLFDLTNDQIDVVVHPQSVVHSLVQFQDGSLKAQLGLPDMKLPIQYALGYPRRLRNEFPRFSFLAYPTLTFEAPDLGTFRHLPLAFGAMRRGGTAPCVLNAANEVAVAAFLQDKVSFLGMADVVGECLERVPYLAAPTLADYAATDAEARRVAAGLL; encoded by the coding sequence ATGACGGATTCTTTTTTACCTGATACTTCGCGAAAATCACTGGCGCTGCTGGGCTCCACGGGCTCCATTGGCACGCAGGCGCTGGAAGTGGTGCGCGAGCAGCCGGCCCAATTTCGGGTGGCGGTGCTCACGGCCGGGCGGCAGTGGCAGCTGCTGGTGCGGCAGGCGCTGGAGTTTCGGCCGGCGGCCGTGGTTATCGGCGATGCGTTTTACCAGGAAGTAAAGGCCGCCCTGGCCGGCCAGCCCGAAACCCAGGTGCTGGCTGGCGATACCGCCCTGCTCGAAGTGGTGCAGCGCCCCGACGTGAACGTGGTGCTCACGGCGCTGGTCGGCTACGCCGGCCTACCCCCCACCGTGGCCGCCATCCGGGCCGGCAAAGACATTGCGCTGGCCAACAAGGAAACGCTGGTGGTGGCTGGCGAGCTGATTACCAAGCTGGTGCAGGAGCACGGCGTGCGGCTGCTGCCCGTCGATTCGGAGCACTCGGCCATTTTTCAGTGCCTGGCGGGCGAAGCGGTGAACCCAATTGAGAAGGTCATTCTCACGGCCTCGGGCGGACCGTTTCGGGGGCGCAGCACCGCCGAGCTGGCCCACATTACCAAGGCACAGGCCCTGAAACACCCCAACTGGACGATGGGTACCAAAATCACCATCGACTCGGCCACGCTCATGAACAAGGGCCTGGAAGTGATTGAGGCTAAGTGGCTTTTTGACCTCACCAACGACCAAATCGACGTGGTGGTGCACCCCCAAAGCGTCGTGCACTCGCTGGTGCAGTTCCAGGATGGCTCGCTGAAGGCGCAGCTGGGCCTGCCTGATATGAAGCTGCCCATTCAGTACGCGCTGGGCTACCCGCGACGGCTGCGGAATGAATTTCCGCGATTTTCGTTTTTGGCCTACCCCACCCTCACCTTTGAAGCGCCCGACCTGGGCACGTTTCGCCACCTGCCGCTGGCTTTTGGGGCCATGCGGCGCGGCGGCACCGCGCCCTGCGTGCTCAACGCGGCCAACGAGGTGGCGGTGGCGGCATTTTTGCAGGATAAGGTGAGCTTCCTGGGCATGGCCGACGTGGTGGGCGAGTGCCTGGAAAGGGTGCCGTATCTTGCGGCCCCAACCCTGGCCGACTACGCCGCGACGGACGCCGAAGCGCGGCGCGTGGCGGCGGGGTTACTATAG
- a CDS encoding 50S ribosomal protein L19: protein MSVLLDFINAEGQERRASFPKFAAGDTINVHVKIREGNKERIQQFQGVVLQRRNPSSNGETFTVRKISNQIGTERIFPLLSPNIDKIEVIRRGKVRRARLFYLRGLSGKAARIKERRRDIVKAVAA, encoded by the coding sequence ATGAGCGTATTACTCGATTTCATCAATGCCGAAGGCCAGGAGCGCCGCGCCAGCTTTCCCAAGTTTGCTGCCGGTGACACCATTAATGTGCACGTAAAAATCCGCGAGGGTAATAAGGAGCGCATTCAGCAGTTCCAGGGCGTGGTTCTTCAGCGCCGCAACCCCAGCAGCAACGGTGAGACATTCACCGTGCGTAAGATTTCAAACCAGATTGGCACCGAGCGGATTTTCCCGCTGCTGTCGCCCAACATCGACAAAATCGAAGTAATCCGCCGCGGCAAGGTGCGTCGCGCCCGTCTGTTCTACCTGCGCGGCCTGTCGGGCAAAGCTGCTCGCATCAAGGAGCGTCGCCGCGACATCGTGAAGGCAGTAGCTGCATAA
- a CDS encoding pectin esterase — protein MKALFLLLGLSSGALFSQAQTTAATGPLVVAADGSGQFRTVQAAIDAAPNQSEKPVVIQLKPGTYHEKVLVPTLKTHLVLRGAGDAAGTVITYSDHVGTPGITTPSSYSVLVQANDFTAENVTFENAAGYAAGQAVALNVEGDRAIFRRCRLVGNQDVLLLATGGSRQYYQDCYIEGTTDFIFGAGTGVFDHCVIKSKKNSFVTAASTPAGQAFGFVFMDCQLIADTALAKKVYLGRPWRPNAQVVYLRCALGGHIVPAGWDNWKNAENEKTAYFAEYKSSGPGANPGARVPWSHQLTAQEAKKYTLKQIFGGREGWEPKR, from the coding sequence ATGAAAGCCTTATTCTTACTCCTCGGCCTGAGCAGCGGCGCGTTGTTCAGCCAGGCCCAAACCACCGCTGCTACCGGCCCGCTTGTGGTGGCGGCCGATGGCAGCGGGCAGTTCCGCACGGTGCAGGCGGCCATTGATGCCGCGCCCAATCAGTCGGAAAAGCCGGTCGTTATTCAGCTCAAGCCCGGCACATACCACGAGAAAGTGCTGGTGCCGACCCTGAAAACGCACCTCGTGCTGCGCGGTGCCGGCGACGCGGCCGGCACGGTTATTACGTACAGCGACCATGTGGGGACGCCCGGCATCACTACCCCCTCCTCATACTCGGTGCTGGTGCAGGCCAATGATTTTACGGCGGAGAATGTGACCTTTGAGAATGCGGCGGGCTACGCGGCCGGCCAGGCGGTGGCGCTGAATGTGGAGGGCGACCGGGCCATTTTCCGGCGCTGCCGGCTGGTGGGCAACCAGGACGTGCTGCTGCTGGCCACCGGCGGCAGCCGGCAGTATTACCAGGATTGCTACATTGAGGGCACGACTGATTTTATTTTCGGGGCCGGCACCGGCGTGTTTGACCACTGCGTGATTAAGAGCAAGAAAAACTCGTTTGTGACGGCCGCTTCCACGCCGGCGGGGCAGGCGTTCGGCTTCGTGTTCATGGATTGCCAGCTGATAGCTGACACGGCGCTGGCCAAGAAAGTGTACCTGGGCCGGCCCTGGCGGCCCAATGCGCAGGTGGTGTACCTGCGCTGTGCGCTGGGCGGCCACATCGTGCCGGCCGGCTGGGACAACTGGAAAAACGCGGAGAACGAGAAAACCGCTTACTTCGCTGAGTATAAATCTAGCGGCCCCGGCGCCAACCCCGGTGCCCGCGTGCCGTGGAGCCATCAGCTCACGGCGCAGGAGGCCAAGAAATACACCTTGAAGCAAATTTTTGGGGGTAGGGAAGGCTGGGAGCCGAAGCGGTAG
- a CDS encoding short-chain dehydrogenase: protein MSIKLKPLDQQIIVITGATSGIGLATAKAAAKAGARLVLAARSQADLDAVARQLGNHHVATVVADVADPAAVRRIHDAAHAHFGGFDTWVNNAGVGMWGKLEQGNLEDFKRLYDTNFWGIVNGSLEAIKHLKKHGGALINLGSVVSDVAVPIQGMYASSKHAVKGFTDALRIELADERAPVSVTLIKPAAINTPFPEHARNYLPEKPKLPQPVYAPEEVANAILHAATTPMRDIFVGGGGKVMSSLNKYIPGVMDWMEAKTGVAQQKQDGTRAVDPAGSLHRPNGPHTKVHGHNPGHVMQTSLYTRARLHPVVAGVIAAASLGATIALLTGRK, encoded by the coding sequence ATGTCCATCAAGCTCAAACCGCTCGACCAGCAGATAATCGTCATTACCGGGGCCACCAGCGGCATTGGCCTCGCCACCGCGAAGGCCGCTGCCAAGGCCGGTGCCCGACTCGTGCTGGCCGCCCGCTCGCAGGCCGACCTCGACGCCGTGGCCCGGCAGCTCGGCAACCACCACGTGGCCACCGTGGTCGCCGACGTGGCCGACCCCGCCGCCGTGCGCCGCATCCACGACGCGGCCCACGCCCATTTTGGCGGCTTCGATACGTGGGTCAATAATGCCGGGGTAGGGATGTGGGGCAAGCTCGAACAAGGTAACCTCGAAGACTTTAAGCGCCTCTACGACACCAACTTCTGGGGCATTGTGAATGGGTCGCTTGAAGCCATCAAGCACCTCAAAAAGCACGGCGGCGCGCTCATCAACCTGGGCAGCGTGGTATCGGACGTGGCGGTGCCCATCCAGGGCATGTACGCTTCCAGCAAGCACGCCGTGAAGGGCTTCACCGATGCCCTACGCATCGAGCTGGCCGATGAACGAGCGCCCGTGTCGGTCACGCTCATCAAGCCCGCCGCCATCAACACACCCTTTCCCGAGCACGCCCGCAACTACCTGCCCGAAAAGCCCAAGCTGCCCCAGCCCGTGTACGCGCCCGAGGAAGTGGCCAACGCCATCCTGCACGCTGCCACCACGCCCATGCGCGACATTTTCGTGGGCGGCGGCGGCAAGGTGATGAGCAGCCTCAATAAGTATATTCCTGGTGTGATGGACTGGATGGAGGCCAAAACCGGCGTGGCCCAGCAGAAGCAGGACGGTACCCGCGCCGTGGACCCCGCCGGCTCGCTGCACCGCCCCAACGGCCCCCACACCAAAGTGCACGGCCACAACCCCGGCCACGTGATGCAAACCAGCCTCTACACCCGCGCCCGCCTGCACCCAGTGGTGGCGGGGGTGATAGCGGCGGCCAGCCTGGGGGCCACTATCGCGTTGCTAACGGGTCGGAAATAG
- a CDS encoding aminotransferase, translating into MRISRLADQMSGSEIIRIGNAVSEQIRQGETICNLTIGDFDPKLFPIPAELREGVVAAYQAGQTNYPPAAGTADLRQAAADFLKKQLGLSYSPADEFLVAGGSRPLIYAAYLALVDPGDRVVFPVPSWNNNHYCHLSSAEAVMVPTQPENDFMPTAAELAPQLKGATLLALCSPLNPTGTVFSKQVLEEICDLVLAENQRRGPDEKPLYILYDQIYWLLTFGQTQHFDPVSLRPALRDYVVYIDGISKCFAATGVRVGYAFGPKLVLDKMKALLGHVGAWAPKAEQVATAKLLPQETTVNNYLTGFKAGLQASLEGAYHGLKDLRAQGYPVDAIVPAGAIYLTAKIDVLGRTTATGEVLATTKEITSYLLTEAGLAVVPFSAFGASSSEPWFRLSVGAESLASIQAALPRLKAALDKLT; encoded by the coding sequence ATGCGTATTTCCCGGCTGGCCGACCAGATGAGCGGCTCCGAAATTATTCGAATTGGCAACGCCGTGAGCGAACAGATTCGCCAGGGCGAAACCATTTGCAACCTCACCATCGGCGATTTTGACCCGAAGCTGTTCCCCATTCCGGCCGAGCTACGCGAGGGGGTAGTGGCCGCCTACCAAGCCGGCCAGACTAATTATCCACCCGCCGCCGGCACCGCCGACCTGCGCCAGGCGGCCGCCGATTTTTTAAAGAAGCAGCTGGGCCTCAGCTACTCGCCGGCCGATGAGTTTCTCGTTGCCGGCGGCTCGCGCCCGCTCATCTACGCGGCTTACCTGGCCCTGGTGGACCCCGGCGACCGCGTGGTATTCCCGGTGCCGTCGTGGAACAACAACCACTACTGCCACCTTTCGAGCGCCGAGGCGGTGATGGTGCCCACCCAGCCCGAAAACGACTTCATGCCTACCGCCGCCGAGCTGGCCCCGCAACTAAAAGGCGCGACGCTGCTGGCGCTGTGCTCGCCGCTCAACCCCACGGGCACGGTGTTTTCGAAGCAGGTTTTAGAAGAAATCTGCGACCTCGTGCTGGCCGAAAACCAGCGTCGCGGGCCGGATGAGAAGCCGCTCTACATTCTCTACGACCAGATTTATTGGCTGTTGACCTTCGGCCAGACCCAACATTTCGACCCGGTAAGCCTGCGGCCCGCCCTGCGTGACTACGTGGTGTATATCGACGGTATTTCGAAGTGCTTTGCCGCCACCGGCGTGCGCGTGGGCTACGCCTTCGGCCCCAAGTTGGTGCTCGATAAGATGAAAGCGCTGCTGGGCCACGTTGGGGCTTGGGCTCCCAAGGCCGAGCAGGTAGCCACCGCCAAGCTCCTACCCCAGGAAACGACCGTGAATAACTACCTTACGGGCTTCAAGGCCGGCCTGCAAGCCAGCCTCGAAGGCGCTTACCACGGCCTCAAGGACCTGCGCGCCCAGGGCTACCCCGTCGATGCCATCGTGCCGGCCGGCGCCATCTACCTCACCGCCAAAATCGACGTGCTGGGCCGCACCACGGCCACCGGCGAGGTGCTGGCCACGACCAAAGAAATCACGTCTTATCTGCTCACCGAGGCCGGGCTGGCGGTGGTGCCGTTCAGCGCCTTCGGCGCGTCGTCGTCGGAACCGTGGTTTCGCCTGTCGGTGGGAGCCGAGTCGCTGGCTTCCATTCAGGCAGCGCTGCCGCGCCTAAAGGCGGCTTTGGATAAGCTGACGTAG
- a CDS encoding RIP metalloprotease RseP, producing MEILIMIAQLVLGLSLLVGLHEFGHFAFAKLFKIKVTKFYIFFDFLFPLPHVWNFSLLKKKIGETEYGIGWFPLGGYVAIHGMVDETQDADALAGPPQPDEFRAKPAWQRLLVMLGGIIMNVITGIVIFAALTYKLGESYLPASEARYGVVTTKLGRDIGFRDGDQIVKINGRPFTEFNEVYNPDVLLGNESYYTVERGGQLIDLPKLPRTFFDQLNHQGDSLFVEARSPFTLAEVVSGNPAAKAGIKAGDRITQIGSVPIKYYDQLLRTLPRFKGQTVPITIERDGQAQTLPVAVSAAGKIGVRPKPELNFSTRYFNLGQSVPQGTKQAFSVISLQAKAFGKILKREASASESLGGPVEIAQQFGGVWNWPHFWSLVGTLSMVLAFMNLLPIPALDGGHVLFLLYEMILRRKPSEKFLEGAQRVGTVLILALMVYVIVIKQVMKLF from the coding sequence TTGGAAATTCTCATTATGATTGCTCAGCTAGTGCTGGGACTTTCGCTACTGGTTGGTTTACACGAGTTTGGGCACTTTGCCTTCGCGAAGCTGTTCAAGATAAAAGTCACGAAGTTTTACATCTTTTTTGACTTCCTCTTTCCCCTACCCCACGTCTGGAACTTCAGCCTGCTCAAGAAGAAAATAGGCGAGACGGAGTACGGCATTGGCTGGTTTCCGCTGGGTGGCTACGTGGCCATTCACGGCATGGTGGACGAAACGCAGGACGCCGACGCGCTGGCCGGCCCGCCGCAGCCCGACGAGTTTCGGGCCAAGCCGGCCTGGCAGCGCCTGTTGGTGATGCTGGGCGGCATTATCATGAACGTGATTACGGGCATCGTTATCTTCGCGGCGCTCACTTATAAGCTGGGCGAGAGCTACTTACCCGCCTCAGAAGCGCGCTACGGCGTGGTAACGACCAAGCTGGGCCGCGACATCGGTTTCCGCGACGGCGACCAGATTGTGAAAATCAACGGCCGGCCGTTCACTGAGTTCAATGAGGTGTACAATCCCGACGTGCTGCTCGGCAACGAGAGCTACTACACCGTGGAGCGCGGCGGGCAGCTCATCGACCTGCCCAAGCTGCCACGTACGTTTTTTGACCAGCTTAACCACCAGGGCGACAGCCTGTTCGTGGAGGCGCGCTCGCCCTTTACGCTGGCCGAGGTAGTGTCCGGCAACCCGGCCGCCAAGGCGGGCATCAAGGCCGGCGACCGCATTACCCAGATTGGCAGCGTGCCCATCAAGTACTACGACCAGCTGCTGCGCACCCTACCCCGCTTCAAGGGCCAGACGGTGCCCATCACGATTGAGCGCGACGGCCAGGCCCAGACGCTGCCCGTGGCGGTGAGCGCAGCCGGCAAAATCGGCGTGCGCCCCAAGCCGGAGCTGAATTTCAGCACCCGCTACTTCAACCTGGGCCAGTCGGTGCCGCAGGGTACCAAGCAGGCGTTCAGCGTTATCTCGCTGCAAGCCAAGGCGTTTGGCAAGATTTTGAAGCGCGAGGCGTCGGCGTCGGAAAGCCTGGGCGGCCCGGTCGAGATTGCCCAGCAGTTTGGCGGCGTTTGGAACTGGCCGCACTTCTGGAGCCTGGTGGGCACGCTGAGCATGGTGCTGGCGTTTATGAACCTGCTGCCCATCCCGGCTCTCGACGGCGGGCACGTGCTGTTCCTGCTCTACGAGATGATTTTGCGCCGCAAGCCGTCGGAGAAATTCCTCGAAGGCGCGCAACGCGTGGGTACGGTTCTTATTCTGGCTTTGATGGTGTATGTCATTGTCATCAAGCAAGTGATGAAGCTGTTCTAA
- a CDS encoding RNA pseudouridine synthase has protein sequence MNRPNLWAEGQEIIFEDNHLLVINKPAGILVQGDATGDEPLSKKAEEYLKFKYKKPGAAFVGVCHRIDRPVSGIVVLAKTSKALSRLNEMFRDSQMKKTYWALIGKPPVPEQGKLVHWLVKDPMRNVTKAYTDKHGQGQRSELSYELLGPAANRYLLQVNPVTGRPHQIRVQLATGLGTPIVGDVKYGFLNPLPDVSIALHARQLEMQHPVTKEALKLVAPLPDAPHWDAARAFGEVVK, from the coding sequence GTGAATCGTCCGAACCTGTGGGCCGAAGGCCAGGAAATAATTTTTGAAGACAATCACCTGCTGGTGATTAATAAGCCCGCCGGTATCTTGGTGCAGGGCGATGCGACCGGCGACGAGCCGCTTTCCAAAAAAGCCGAGGAGTACCTGAAATTCAAGTATAAAAAGCCGGGCGCGGCGTTCGTGGGCGTGTGCCACCGCATCGACCGGCCGGTGTCGGGCATCGTGGTGCTGGCCAAAACGAGCAAAGCACTGAGCCGCCTGAACGAGATGTTTCGGGACAGCCAGATGAAGAAAACCTACTGGGCGCTCATCGGCAAGCCGCCCGTGCCCGAGCAGGGCAAGCTGGTGCATTGGCTGGTGAAAGACCCCATGCGCAACGTTACCAAGGCCTATACCGATAAGCACGGCCAGGGCCAGCGCTCCGAGCTGAGCTACGAGCTGCTGGGCCCGGCGGCCAACCGCTACCTGCTGCAAGTGAACCCCGTAACGGGCCGGCCGCACCAGATTCGGGTGCAGCTGGCCACCGGCCTGGGCACGCCCATTGTGGGCGATGTGAAATACGGCTTCCTCAACCCGCTGCCCGACGTGAGCATTGCCCTGCACGCCCGCCAGCTGGAGATGCAGCACCCAGTTACGAAAGAAGCCCTGAAACTAGTGGCACCCCTGCCCGACGCCCCGCACTGGGATGCGGCGCGAGCTTTCGGTGAGGTGGTGAAATAG